One genomic region from Oncorhynchus gorbuscha isolate QuinsamMale2020 ecotype Even-year linkage group LG13, OgorEven_v1.0, whole genome shotgun sequence encodes:
- the LOC123992456 gene encoding mid1-interacting protein 1-B-like, with translation MQSAETNTKLNRGCLLLALRRYSAAVHNMEQTVLLPSLLRDVESDSDTDDDCFQDCHSADGSSRKDLYDHYLMLKAVRNTVESGLVTLDDRKAKNQTYLAQNKTLEPMQEADPEALFHFHLRGLFSVMGNLTKKSQGVTTKYMDMIRIMN, from the coding sequence ATGCAGTCTGCCGAGACCAACACCAAGCTGAACCGGGGTTGCCTGCTCCTGGCTCTGAGGCGCTACAGCGCTGCAGTTCATAACATGGAACAGACTGTCCTCCTCCCCAGCCTCCTCCGAGATGTGGAGTCAGACTCCGACACTGACGACGACTGTTTCCAGGACTGTCACTCTGCAGACGGAAGCTCCCGTAAAGACCTGTATGACCACTACCTGATGCTGAAGGCCGTCAGGAACACAGTGGAGAGTGGTCTGGTCACGCTGGACGACCGCAAGGCCAAGAACCAGACCTACCTGGCCCAGAATAAGACCCTGGAGCCCATGCAGGAGGCTGACCCAGAGGCCTTGTTCCACTTCCACCTCAGGGGGCTTTTCTCTGTCATGGGAAACCTCACCAAGAAGTCCCAGGGCGTCACAACCAAGTACATGGACATGATCAGAATAATGAATTAG